The Corynebacterium mycetoides genome includes the window TGCTCCGTCATTCCGAAGACGGCTAACCCGCAGCGGCTCGTGGAGAACTTCGGGGGCGCCAGGATCGAGCTCACGCAGGAGGACGTCGACACGCTCGACCGCGTCGCGGGCGGCCGGATGTACGCGGATCCGAGGGAGTTTCCGGGGGACGTCAAGTAGCTAGACCTCGAGAGGGGGTAGTTGCCGCGTCCATACTTTCCGCAGGCTAACTACCCCGACGGGGGTGGCCCCGAAAATTGTTTATGCTTTAACTAGCAAACGTTGCATGGGATCCTGTGACTTCCGATAAATTTTGTGTGTCCAGTTATAACGAACACATGTGAGAGCCTTAGGCGTCTCGTGTGGACAGCACAGAAAGGATGGGGCCGTGTCAGGATCGACCGCAATCCCCACCCGGAGAGAACCGACTCCGGACGAGTTCGTCGCCATGCAGCGCAGCGAGGAGTTCCAGGAGCTCCGCAAGACCTACCGCGGCTTCACCTTCCCGGTGTCCGTCGCCTTCTTCGTCTGGTACCTCTTCTACGTCGTCGTGGCGACGTTCTTCCCGGAGACCATGGCGCAGCCTTTCCTCGGGATGAACGTCGGTATCTGGCTGGGTATCGCCCAGTTCATCACCACCTTCTTGATCACGTACGTCTACGTGCGCTACGCCAACAAGAACATCGAGCCGCGCGCGGCCCACATCCGCGAAGAAATGGAGGGCTAGAACTATGAGCACCGTGTACCTAGCCCAGGAGGCCGCCAAGCCGGAGGGCGTAGGCAACCCCGTCCTCAACATCGCCATCTTCGCCGTCTTCATCATCGTCACGATGTTCATCGTGACCCGTGCCGGCAAAACCACCTCGGAGTCCGCGGACTTCTACACCGGCGGCGCCTCTTTCAGCGGCACCCAGAACGGCCTCGCCATCGCCGGCGACTACCTCTCTGCGGCGTCGTTCCTCGGCATCGTCGGGTCCATCGCGT containing:
- a CDS encoding DUF485 domain-containing protein — translated: MQRSEEFQELRKTYRGFTFPVSVAFFVWYLFYVVVATFFPETMAQPFLGMNVGIWLGIAQFITTFLITYVYVRYANKNIEPRAAHIREEMEG